In one Niallia taxi genomic region, the following are encoded:
- a CDS encoding ABC transporter ATP-binding protein, translated as MTEKLLEIKGLKQHFNIGRPNLVKAVDGISFDIYKGETLGLVGESGCGKSTTGRSIIRLYEATDGQVLFNGENVHGKKSTAELKKFNRKMQMIFQDPYASLNPRMTVADIIAEGIDIHGLAKTKKERMEKVYELLNTVGLNKEHANRYPHEFSGGQRQRIGIARALAVDPDFIIADEPISALDVSIQAQVVNLMKKLQKEKGLTYLFIAHDLSMVKYISDRIGVMYFGKLVELAPADELYNTPIHPYTQSLLSAIPLPDPETERTRVRTGYDPAVHQYKEGEELKMREIKPGHFVYCSEAEYNKYKLQYKS; from the coding sequence ATGACTGAGAAATTACTTGAAATAAAAGGCTTGAAACAGCATTTCAATATCGGCAGACCGAATTTAGTAAAAGCTGTAGATGGTATATCCTTTGACATTTATAAAGGAGAAACATTAGGTTTAGTTGGTGAATCTGGTTGTGGTAAGAGTACGACAGGCAGATCCATTATTCGTCTATATGAAGCAACAGACGGACAGGTTCTATTTAATGGAGAAAATGTTCATGGTAAAAAATCAACTGCAGAATTGAAGAAATTCAACCGTAAAATGCAAATGATTTTCCAAGATCCATATGCATCATTGAACCCTCGTATGACAGTAGCTGATATCATTGCAGAGGGAATCGATATTCATGGATTGGCAAAAACTAAAAAAGAGCGTATGGAGAAAGTATACGAGCTTCTTAATACAGTTGGTCTAAATAAAGAGCACGCAAACCGCTATCCGCATGAATTTTCCGGTGGACAAAGACAGCGTATAGGTATTGCAAGAGCACTTGCAGTTGATCCTGATTTCATCATTGCTGATGAGCCGATTTCTGCGTTGGACGTTTCTATTCAAGCACAAGTAGTAAACTTGATGAAAAAGCTGCAGAAAGAAAAAGGCTTAACATACTTGTTTATTGCCCATGACCTTTCAATGGTTAAATATATCAGTGACCGTATTGGTGTTATGTATTTTGGTAAACTGGTAGAATTAGCTCCAGCTGATGAGCTATACAATACACCAATTCATCCATATACACAATCCTTGCTGTCCGCTATTCCACTTCCAGATCCTGAAACTGAGCGAACTCGCGTCAGAACAGGTTATGATCCTGCGGTTCATCAGTATAAAGAGGGCGAAGAGCTTAAAATGCGTGAAATTAAGCCAGGACATTTTGTTTATTGTTCGGAGGCAGAATATAATAAATATAAACTGCAATACAAAAGTTAA
- the spxA gene encoding transcriptional regulator SpxA — protein MVTLYTSPSCTSCRKAKAWLEEHEIAYKERNIFSEPLSIDEIKEILRMTEDGTDEIISTRSKTFQKLNVNLETMPLQNLFELIKDNPGLLRRPIILDEKRLQVGYNEDEIRRFLPRKVRTFQLREAQRLVN, from the coding sequence ATGGTAACATTATACACTTCACCAAGTTGTACATCCTGCAGAAAAGCAAAAGCATGGTTAGAGGAACATGAAATTGCATATAAAGAAAGAAATATATTCTCAGAACCGTTGTCCATCGATGAAATTAAAGAAATTCTTCGTATGACAGAAGACGGTACAGATGAGATTATTTCTACAAGAAGCAAAACATTCCAAAAGCTGAACGTTAATCTTGAAACAATGCCTTTACAAAACTTATTCGAGTTAATTAAGGATAATCCAGGATTATTGCGTCGTCCTATTATACTGGACGAAAAAAGGCTTCAGGTTGGTTATAATGAAGATGAAATACGCCGCTTCCTTCCAAGGAAAGTTAGAACTTTCCAATTGCGTGAAGCACAGCGTTTAGTAAATTAA
- a CDS encoding putative glycoside hydrolase, with protein MRYVTSFVFIMLCTFILVVNISETASAESVNDQPKRKAELLLKDFPAAVAKTANTGLTFPYPDAVRGIYVSGSAAGSNRFNELIKFLKQNDLNTMVIDFKEDSGKLVYKPAKGSPLFAAGSNKIKSIPVMLRKLEKEQIYPIARIVVFKDSHLAYKRPEWTFRNKGEVWRNERKEAFINPFVKEVWDYNIAAAVEAAKLGFQEIQFDYVRFPEGFEKKGANLSYSKGDYGKLKISEGQKRVKAVSDFVKYAKDKLEPYDVKVSVDIFGYTATLEEAPGIGQNFTEISKNVDVISSMIYPSHWGSYFGISKPDLEPYRLVNAYMKLEQKKLTSLKNPPISRPWIQDFTAAYLGKGNYQPYGKMQVEAQIKALYANGVREFLLWNAGCNYTDNVNYKMK; from the coding sequence ATGAGATATGTCACTTCATTCGTTTTTATTATGTTATGTACTTTCATATTAGTTGTAAATATATCAGAAACAGCAAGTGCTGAGTCAGTGAACGACCAGCCAAAAAGAAAAGCGGAATTGCTCCTGAAGGACTTTCCAGCAGCAGTAGCGAAAACAGCTAATACAGGTCTGACTTTTCCATACCCTGATGCAGTCAGAGGCATTTATGTCAGCGGCAGTGCTGCAGGCAGCAACAGGTTCAATGAACTAATTAAATTCCTTAAACAAAATGATTTAAATACAATGGTAATCGATTTTAAAGAAGACAGCGGCAAGCTTGTTTATAAGCCAGCAAAAGGCTCTCCACTCTTTGCAGCGGGTTCCAATAAGATAAAAAGTATTCCAGTAATGCTGAGAAAGCTTGAAAAGGAACAGATTTATCCGATTGCGAGAATTGTCGTTTTTAAGGATAGTCATTTGGCATATAAAAGGCCAGAATGGACCTTTAGAAATAAAGGAGAGGTATGGAGGAATGAAAGAAAAGAGGCCTTTATTAATCCATTTGTTAAGGAAGTATGGGACTATAATATAGCAGCAGCGGTTGAGGCAGCGAAGCTTGGTTTTCAAGAGATTCAGTTCGATTATGTCCGTTTTCCTGAGGGCTTTGAAAAAAAGGGCGCTAATTTAAGTTATTCTAAAGGTGATTATGGGAAACTAAAAATAAGTGAAGGACAAAAAAGAGTGAAAGCAGTATCTGACTTTGTAAAATATGCAAAGGATAAGCTGGAGCCATATGATGTGAAGGTATCTGTTGATATTTTCGGCTATACAGCAACGCTTGAAGAGGCTCCTGGCATTGGTCAGAATTTCACCGAAATCAGTAAAAATGTTGATGTAATCTCAAGCATGATTTATCCAAGTCATTGGGGCAGTTATTTTGGAATCAGTAAGCCTGATCTAGAGCCATATCGTCTTGTAAATGCCTATATGAAATTGGAGCAAAAGAAATTAACAAGTTTAAAAAATCCTCCAATATCAAGGCCATGGATTCAAGATTTTACAGCAGCTTATTTAGGGAAGGGAAACTACCAGCCCTACGGGAAGATGCAAGTAGAAGCACAAATAAAGGCTTTATATGCAAATGGAGTTAGAGAATTTTTACTCTGGAATGCAGGCTGCAATTACACAGACAATGTCAATTACAAAATGAAGTAA
- the mecA gene encoding adaptor protein MecA has protein sequence MEIERINDHTVKFYISYIDIEERGFKREEIWYNRERSEELFWEMMDEVHQEEDFILDGPLWIQVQALDKGLEILVTRAQLSKDGQKFEISIPEDKLKDLPLDERFEDLMDQHFTVKDGEDDFGDNLEFLIGFKDFEDLISLSKLHGLEGIDTKLYNYKNQYFLYVQFLDEETDEDEIDNALSILLEYGQETQTTIHVIEEYGKVIIEDEVFMELRKYFH, from the coding sequence ATGGAAATTGAACGTATTAATGATCATACAGTTAAGTTTTATATTTCGTATATTGATATAGAGGAACGCGGCTTTAAGCGAGAGGAAATCTGGTATAACCGGGAAAGAAGCGAAGAACTTTTTTGGGAAATGATGGATGAAGTTCATCAAGAAGAAGATTTTATTCTAGATGGTCCATTATGGATTCAAGTTCAAGCCTTGGATAAGGGACTTGAAATTCTTGTCACAAGAGCCCAGCTTTCAAAGGATGGCCAGAAATTCGAAATATCTATTCCGGAAGACAAGCTGAAGGATTTGCCTTTGGATGAAAGATTCGAGGATTTAATGGATCAACACTTTACTGTGAAAGATGGAGAAGACGATTTTGGAGATAATCTAGAGTTTCTAATTGGCTTCAAAGACTTTGAAGACTTAATTTCATTAAGCAAACTTCATGGGTTAGAAGGAATTGATACGAAGCTTTACAATTACAAGAATCAATACTTTTTGTATGTACAGTTTCTTGATGAAGAGACAGATGAAGATGAAATCGACAATGCATTAAGTATTCTCCTTGAGTATGGACAAGAAACTCAAACAACGATACATGTTATTGAAGAATATGGTAAGGTAATTATAGAAGATGAAGTATTTATGGAGTTACGAAAATACTTTCATTAA
- a CDS encoding ABC transporter ATP-binding protein, which yields MEKLLEVKDLKVSFHTYGGEVQAVRGVSFDLYKGETLAIVGESGSGKSVTSQTLMKLIPMPPGEIKGGQILFKGQDIVQKTEKEMQAIRGKDISMIFQDPMTSLNPTMRIGTQIMEVILKHQEISKEKAKERAIELLKLVGIPMPEKRVNQYPHEFSGGMRQRAMIAIALAARPSLLIADEPTTALDVTIQAQILDLMKELQSKLDTSIIFITHDLGVVANVADRVAVMYAGEIVEMGTVDEIFYDPRHPYTWGLLASMPSLDNDGETELAAIPGTPPDLTNPPVGDAFAPRNPNALAIDYEQEPPVYQVSETHFVKSWLLHPDAPAVEPPASVKEKIRPLSTNFDKPVLVKGDL from the coding sequence ATGGAAAAATTGTTAGAAGTAAAAGATTTAAAAGTCTCATTCCATACGTATGGAGGAGAAGTTCAAGCAGTACGTGGTGTTTCTTTTGACTTATATAAAGGAGAAACATTAGCAATCGTTGGAGAATCAGGATCAGGAAAAAGTGTAACATCCCAAACATTGATGAAGCTTATTCCTATGCCTCCTGGTGAAATTAAAGGCGGACAAATTCTTTTCAAGGGACAAGATATTGTTCAGAAAACAGAAAAAGAAATGCAAGCTATCCGTGGTAAGGATATCAGTATGATTTTCCAAGATCCAATGACATCGTTGAACCCAACAATGAGAATTGGAACACAAATCATGGAAGTTATTTTAAAGCACCAAGAAATTTCGAAAGAAAAGGCAAAAGAAAGAGCAATTGAACTATTAAAGCTAGTTGGAATTCCAATGCCGGAAAAAAGGGTTAACCAATATCCTCATGAATTTTCTGGTGGTATGAGACAGCGTGCAATGATCGCAATCGCACTTGCTGCAAGGCCCTCCTTGCTGATTGCCGATGAGCCTACAACTGCACTTGACGTAACAATCCAAGCACAAATCCTTGATTTGATGAAGGAATTACAAAGTAAATTGGACACAAGTATTATCTTTATCACACATGATCTCGGCGTTGTTGCTAATGTTGCTGACCGTGTTGCAGTTATGTATGCTGGTGAAATAGTAGAGATGGGTACGGTTGATGAAATTTTCTATGACCCAAGACACCCATATACATGGGGCTTACTTGCTTCTATGCCAAGCTTGGATAATGATGGGGAAACGGAATTGGCTGCCATTCCAGGTACACCGCCTGATTTGACTAACCCTCCTGTTGGTGATGCGTTTGCACCGAGAAATCCGAATGCCCTTGCGATTGATTATGAGCAAGAACCACCTGTATATCAGGTTTCAGAAACACATTTCGTGAAATCTTGGCTGCTTCATCCAGATGCTCCAGCTGTTGAGCCACCTGCATCTGTGAAGGAAAAAATCCGTCCTTTATCCACTAACTTTGATAAACCAGTACTAGTGAAGGGGGATTTGTGA
- a CDS encoding peptide ABC transporter substrate-binding protein, with translation MKKRMLVLLSLVLALSAFLAACGNGDSGSKDEVSQDLRLNIRSEPFSLNPGLANDSTSSNVLLQTFEGLTRIDKDGEPEEAMAESYTVSDDQLTYTFKIRDDANWSNGDPVTAEDFVYAWKWALDPNNQSQYAYQLYYVKGAEAANTGEGKLDDVGVKAVDEKTLEVTLVNPTPYFTQLTAFYTYFPVNSKIAQENPDWYKDSGKDYVSNGPFKMTEWNHSESIKLEKNDTYWDADSVKLATVEYSMIDDAATARSMYENDELDWNGLPFDTVSTDAIKALKDSGELKTQATAGTYWYKFNTEVKPLNNVHIRKALTYAIDRQSIVDQITQGGQIPAMAAVPPTMFSENEKGYFKDNDVETAKAELQKGLEELGYKDVSELPTITLSYNTDEAHAKIAQAVQDMWKKNLGIDVTLGNEEWAVYIDKLHSGDYQIGRMGWLGDFNDAINFLELYRDKDGGNNDTNWENAEFKQLLNDSQKETDTAKRQQMLKDAEAILMDELPIAPIYFYTNVWVQKDNLKDVVVSGLGDAQLKWAHFE, from the coding sequence ATGAAAAAGAGAATGCTTGTACTTCTTTCATTAGTACTTGCACTTAGTGCATTCCTTGCAGCTTGTGGCAACGGCGACAGCGGCAGCAAAGATGAGGTTTCGCAAGATTTACGTCTTAACATTAGATCAGAACCATTCTCCCTAAACCCAGGTTTGGCGAATGATTCAACATCAAGTAACGTATTGCTTCAAACATTCGAAGGATTAACTCGTATTGATAAAGACGGTGAGCCTGAAGAAGCTATGGCAGAAAGCTACACAGTTTCTGACGATCAATTGACTTACACTTTTAAAATCCGTGATGATGCTAACTGGTCAAACGGTGACCCTGTAACTGCAGAAGACTTTGTATATGCTTGGAAATGGGCTCTTGACCCAAATAACCAATCACAATATGCTTACCAACTTTACTATGTAAAAGGTGCTGAAGCTGCTAACACTGGTGAAGGCAAGCTTGATGATGTAGGAGTTAAAGCTGTTGACGAGAAAACTCTTGAAGTTACTTTAGTTAACCCAACTCCATACTTCACGCAACTAACTGCTTTTTACACTTACTTCCCTGTAAACAGCAAAATTGCTCAAGAAAATCCAGACTGGTATAAAGACTCTGGTAAAGATTATGTTTCAAACGGACCATTCAAAATGACGGAATGGAACCACAGCGAATCCATTAAACTAGAGAAAAACGACACTTATTGGGATGCTGACTCTGTTAAGCTTGCAACAGTTGAATACTCTATGATCGATGATGCTGCTACTGCTCGCAGCATGTACGAAAATGACGAGTTAGATTGGAATGGTCTTCCATTCGATACAGTTTCAACAGACGCTATTAAAGCACTTAAAGACAGCGGCGAATTGAAAACTCAAGCAACTGCTGGTACTTACTGGTACAAGTTCAATACAGAAGTTAAACCATTGAACAACGTACACATCCGTAAAGCATTGACATATGCAATTGATCGTCAATCAATTGTAGACCAAATTACACAAGGTGGACAAATTCCAGCAATGGCAGCTGTTCCTCCAACAATGTTCTCTGAAAATGAAAAAGGCTACTTCAAAGACAATGATGTGGAAACTGCAAAAGCAGAACTTCAAAAAGGTCTTGAAGAGCTAGGATATAAAGATGTATCTGAGCTTCCAACAATTACTTTATCTTACAACACAGATGAAGCACATGCTAAAATTGCACAAGCAGTTCAAGATATGTGGAAGAAAAACCTTGGAATTGACGTAACATTAGGAAACGAAGAGTGGGCTGTTTACATTGATAAACTTCACTCTGGCGACTACCAAATCGGACGTATGGGCTGGTTAGGTGACTTCAATGATGCGATCAATTTCCTAGAACTTTACCGCGATAAAGATGGCGGTAACAATGATACAAATTGGGAAAATGCAGAATTTAAGCAATTGTTGAATGACTCTCAAAAAGAGACTGATACAGCAAAACGTCAACAAATGCTTAAAGATGCTGAAGCAATTCTAATGGATGAGCTTCCAATCGCACCAATTTACTTCTATACAAACGTTTGGGTTCAAAAAGACAACCTGAAAGATGTAGTTGTTTCAGGTCTTGGAGATGCTCAATTGAAATGGGCTCATTTCGAATAA
- a CDS encoding ABC transporter permease — MIKYLTRRLLFMLLSLLLIVTATFFFMRLAPGNPFTSEKQLPPAIEANLNEHYGLNDPWYAQYGEYLLRIVQWDFGPSFKYKSQTVNDLINEGFPVSLVLGLEAIFIALAVGVLLGIIAALKHNKWQDYTAMIVAVFGISVPSFIMAAFLQYIFAMKLGWFPVARWGTFSQSVLPAIALAAGPTAFIARLTRSSMLEVLSNDYIKTAKAKGLSQFTITVKHAIRNAILPVVSYMGPLSAGIVTGSFVIEKIFGIPGLGSHFVKSISNRDYTVIMGVTVFYSIILLVSVLLVDILYGLIDPRIKLTGGKKGE, encoded by the coding sequence ATGATAAAGTACTTGACAAGACGTTTGCTGTTTATGTTACTTTCTTTACTGCTAATCGTAACAGCAACGTTTTTCTTCATGAGGTTGGCACCAGGTAACCCTTTCACATCAGAAAAACAACTGCCGCCAGCAATTGAAGCTAATTTAAATGAACATTATGGATTAAACGACCCATGGTATGCTCAATATGGGGAGTATCTACTACGCATTGTACAATGGGATTTCGGCCCATCATTCAAATATAAGAGCCAAACAGTCAATGACTTAATTAATGAAGGTTTCCCAGTTTCATTAGTTTTGGGCTTGGAAGCAATCTTTATCGCATTGGCAGTCGGTGTATTACTGGGTATAATTGCTGCATTGAAGCATAACAAATGGCAGGACTATACAGCAATGATTGTGGCAGTTTTCGGAATATCCGTTCCTTCCTTTATTATGGCCGCATTTTTACAATACATTTTCGCTATGAAATTAGGCTGGTTCCCAGTTGCTAGATGGGGAACATTCTCACAAAGCGTGTTGCCTGCCATTGCATTGGCAGCAGGTCCAACTGCGTTTATTGCCAGACTTACAAGATCATCAATGCTTGAAGTGTTGAGTAATGATTATATTAAGACAGCAAAAGCGAAAGGCTTAAGCCAATTTACGATTACAGTTAAACATGCTATCCGCAATGCTATTCTTCCAGTTGTATCCTACATGGGTCCACTTTCTGCAGGAATTGTAACAGGAAGCTTTGTTATCGAGAAAATTTTCGGTATTCCAGGACTTGGCTCCCATTTCGTCAAGAGTATCAGTAACCGTGATTACACTGTAATTATGGGTGTAACAGTTTTCTATAGTATTATCCTATTAGTATCTGTTCTTCTTGTCGATATATTATATGGACTAATCGATCCTCGCATTAAATTAACCGGCGGGAAGAAAGGAGAATAA
- a CDS encoding ABC transporter permease yields MQQISKDKFKVVGNSSAEAETITRPSLSFWKDVFMRFKKNKLAMFGLVLLIILIFMAFVGPFLTQYDYRQNDLMKANQPPSAEHYFGTDDLGRDMFARIWYGAKISLFIGIAAAIIDLVIGVIWGGISGYKGGRVDEVMMRIADVLYGIPYLLLVILLMVVLGQGLGTMILAMSITGWINMARITRGQVLSLKNQEYILASRTLGASVSRIMGKHLIPNAMGPILVTLTLTIPNAIFTEAFLSYLGLGLTPPLASWGTMANDGIAAMSYYPWRVFFPAMFICLTIFAFNVIGDGIRDALDPRLRK; encoded by the coding sequence ATGCAGCAAATTTCAAAAGATAAATTCAAAGTTGTCGGAAACAGCAGTGCTGAAGCAGAAACGATTACTAGACCGAGTCTGTCATTCTGGAAAGACGTTTTTATGCGTTTCAAAAAGAACAAACTTGCTATGTTCGGACTTGTACTGTTAATTATATTAATTTTTATGGCCTTTGTTGGTCCATTCCTAACACAGTATGATTATCGTCAAAATGATTTAATGAAAGCTAACCAGCCTCCAAGTGCTGAGCATTATTTTGGTACAGATGACCTTGGTCGTGATATGTTCGCACGTATTTGGTACGGTGCAAAAATCTCTCTTTTCATCGGGATTGCAGCAGCAATCATTGACTTGGTAATCGGAGTAATCTGGGGAGGTATCTCAGGTTATAAAGGCGGTCGTGTGGATGAAGTAATGATGAGGATTGCGGACGTTTTATACGGAATTCCATACTTGCTACTTGTTATCCTTCTGATGGTAGTGCTTGGTCAAGGATTAGGAACAATGATCCTTGCAATGAGTATCACAGGCTGGATTAACATGGCTCGTATCACTCGTGGACAAGTACTTTCTTTAAAAAATCAAGAGTATATTTTAGCTTCAAGAACATTAGGTGCAAGCGTGTCAAGAATTATGGGTAAACACTTAATTCCAAATGCTATGGGACCTATTCTTGTAACATTAACATTGACTATTCCAAATGCTATCTTTACAGAAGCATTCTTGAGCTACTTAGGATTAGGTTTAACACCTCCTTTGGCAAGCTGGGGAACAATGGCCAATGACGGAATTGCAGCGATGAGCTATTATCCATGGCGTGTATTCTTCCCAGCGATGTTCATCTGTTTAACAATCTTTGCATTTAATGTAATCGGCGACGGAATACGTGATGCACTAGATCCAAGACTACGTAAGTAA
- a CDS encoding GNAT family N-acetyltransferase, producing MHWYEKLNEYFPIEEMKSQEHMEALLEDFPEIYHKDEGKHHVLMYAEADDFIFIDYLFVSGESRGQGLGHKLLEKLKQKGKPIILEVEPVNYTDTDTKKRLKFYQREGFQHAKTIGYKRRSLATDEVNVMEILFWSPSNDSEELVYEALVRTYEKIHTYRDKHFYGKSYEPVEQAVQFDETKNRKDIFDEI from the coding sequence ATGCATTGGTATGAAAAGCTAAATGAGTATTTTCCAATCGAAGAGATGAAATCCCAGGAGCATATGGAAGCATTATTAGAGGATTTCCCAGAGATATACCATAAGGATGAAGGAAAGCATCATGTTCTTATGTATGCAGAAGCAGATGATTTTATTTTTATTGATTATCTGTTCGTTTCAGGCGAATCAAGAGGACAAGGACTTGGTCATAAGCTTTTAGAAAAACTCAAGCAAAAGGGGAAGCCGATTATACTCGAAGTAGAGCCGGTGAACTATACAGACACAGATACAAAAAAACGTTTGAAATTTTATCAGCGCGAGGGCTTTCAACACGCGAAAACAATCGGCTACAAAAGAAGATCATTAGCCACAGATGAGGTTAATGTTATGGAAATATTATTTTGGTCTCCAAGTAATGACTCGGAAGAGCTAGTATATGAAGCACTGGTTCGGACATATGAAAAAATTCATACGTATCGGGACAAACATTTTTATGGAAAGTCATATGAACCAGTTGAACAGGCAGTCCAATTTGATGAAACAAAAAACAGAAAAGATATATTTGACGAAATTTGA